A DNA window from Thermogemmata fonticola contains the following coding sequences:
- a CDS encoding WD40 repeat domain-containing protein yields MSLFSLIDANRGNVPLPDYVERVYGEAELRVCSEVLALAFDRDGALWSVEEQGILRRWSAQGRLQGRYYLSDLMTVWSFSAQAQYVAGGSDEVLIWDVRSGECVGRWSGGEWITALAWSTSGAWLASGHEDGSVRVWDVRRGQLLRVLAGRGQPCAAVAPSPDGALLAAAGEDRHIYVWDLTTGELRAQWQGHPDRIAALTWSPDGRWLISAGWDSSARVWQVGQADPLMLLNSHAEQVVALAYSPDGRYLACADSDFAIHLWTDPVQAQLAGILRGHADEVRCLAFSTDGQRLASASADGVILIWDVERRTVVAGGSRGHRHRLAWLSGERLRLASVFAGRARLWDAETGAPAEPCPSLNASSVAASPEGRYLAFGGTDHFTHLYDLSRPDAPPVLLEATKPPIGQLAFAPDGRRLAHTSPADGLVWIWNTASAQPELILIEAADGCTLEGLCFHPDGQRLAAGGLDYLATGQRNGAVVVWHLPTREQQYVLDTGVTALAADPQGRWWIGAGLDGQVYLWDAASGQEALVLPGPSGRLLDVACSPCGRYIAACGEDQTVRIWTPYDGQTRIIREMEMTVESVVFSPDSRRLFLGLANGMACAVRLAAFLEE; encoded by the coding sequence ATGTCGCTCTTTTCTCTGATCGATGCGAACCGAGGGAACGTTCCGCTCCCAGACTATGTGGAACGGGTGTATGGGGAAGCGGAATTGCGGGTGTGCAGTGAAGTGCTGGCTCTGGCGTTTGACCGGGATGGCGCCCTCTGGTCGGTGGAAGAGCAAGGGATATTGCGGCGATGGTCGGCCCAGGGGCGGCTGCAAGGGCGGTATTATTTGAGCGATCTGATGACCGTGTGGAGTTTCAGTGCGCAGGCTCAGTATGTAGCGGGGGGCAGCGACGAAGTCCTGATTTGGGATGTCCGCAGCGGGGAATGTGTGGGGCGCTGGAGTGGCGGGGAGTGGATCACGGCGCTGGCCTGGAGTACCAGCGGCGCATGGCTAGCCAGTGGTCATGAAGATGGCAGCGTTCGTGTCTGGGATGTCCGCCGGGGACAGTTACTCCGAGTCTTGGCCGGCCGTGGACAGCCGTGCGCCGCCGTCGCTCCCTCGCCGGATGGCGCACTGCTCGCTGCCGCGGGAGAAGATCGCCACATCTACGTCTGGGACCTGACCACCGGCGAGCTGCGCGCCCAATGGCAGGGCCACCCCGACCGGATCGCCGCCTTGACCTGGAGTCCTGATGGCCGCTGGCTCATCTCCGCCGGCTGGGATAGCTCCGCCCGGGTCTGGCAGGTGGGGCAGGCGGACCCGCTGATGCTCCTGAACAGCCACGCGGAGCAAGTCGTCGCCCTGGCCTACAGCCCGGATGGCCGGTACCTGGCCTGTGCCGATTCCGATTTTGCCATCCACCTCTGGACGGACCCGGTGCAGGCCCAATTGGCGGGGATTCTGCGCGGGCACGCCGACGAGGTGCGCTGCCTGGCGTTTTCCACCGATGGGCAACGATTGGCCAGTGCCAGCGCCGACGGCGTCATCTTAATTTGGGATGTCGAACGACGCACGGTGGTCGCCGGCGGCTCCCGTGGGCACCGTCACCGCCTGGCCTGGCTCTCTGGCGAACGCCTCCGCCTGGCCTCCGTCTTTGCGGGCCGGGCACGCCTCTGGGATGCCGAGACCGGCGCCCCGGCGGAACCTTGCCCCAGTCTCAACGCGTCCAGTGTGGCGGCTAGTCCGGAGGGACGGTATCTAGCCTTCGGCGGCACCGATCACTTCACCCACCTTTACGATCTGAGCCGCCCAGACGCACCGCCGGTGCTGCTGGAAGCGACCAAACCCCCGATCGGCCAGCTCGCCTTCGCCCCCGATGGCCGACGCCTGGCCCACACCAGCCCCGCCGATGGCCTCGTCTGGATTTGGAACACCGCCAGCGCTCAGCCGGAACTCATCCTCATCGAGGCCGCCGACGGGTGCACGCTGGAAGGCCTTTGCTTTCACCCCGATGGTCAAAGGCTTGCCGCCGGCGGACTGGATTATCTCGCCACCGGCCAACGCAACGGAGCGGTCGTCGTCTGGCATCTGCCTACACGGGAACAACAGTATGTCCTGGACACCGGTGTCACCGCACTGGCAGCGGACCCGCAGGGGCGGTGGTGGATCGGCGCGGGCCTGGACGGCCAGGTGTATCTGTGGGACGCCGCCAGCGGTCAAGAAGCCCTGGTTCTGCCCGGCCCTTCCGGACGCCTGCTGGATGTCGCCTGCTCCCCCTGCGGGCGCTACATCGCCGCCTGCGGAGAGGATCAGACGGTCCGCATCTGGACCCCCTACGACGGCCAAACACGCATCATCCGCGAGATGGAAATGACCGTGGAAAGCGTGGTCTTCTCCCCGGACAGCCGCCGCCTGTTCCTCGGCTTGGCCAACGGTATGGCCTGCGCCGTCCGCCTGGCCGCCTTCCTGGAGGAGTGA
- a CDS encoding MFS transporter, with the protein MDAGGQGSGETGSTGRRRWIVPWQLAGMMFLQYFGLGAWVVPLTRYLQAPTAEGGLGFDPFQVALVYSTFAFGALAAPLLVGPLADRWFAVERVLAVTHAGMAVLMTLAAWACISPLTGPEATLTLLFVSLLGYAIGCQITLTLTNVISFRNLEDRAGTFWYVRLTGTLGWIVSGFVVGWLLEPVSVQPLGVAAVASGMLALLAPGLPHTPPKGYGRPIREVLGLPAVQLFTQRSLVVFAVVLFVGGAMNQFYTVFTSRYLADLGVQADLGRWGRWTPELIMTLAQWCEMGCMAVTPWLLHRLGLKRVMLLGLAGWLLRNALLYSGWRAGIVAIALPMHGWSYAFYTLVGMHYVDRQAPPHLRAGAQALVTFLAHGPAILAGNLLAGMIVAAHRHELWTDWEAVWRWPLLAYLAILLLFAALFREGQASSVSPTGFAPSRQSRA; encoded by the coding sequence GTGGATGCGGGAGGGCAGGGAAGTGGTGAAACGGGGAGTACAGGCCGGCGCCGCTGGATCGTTCCCTGGCAATTGGCGGGGATGATGTTTTTACAATACTTCGGCCTGGGGGCGTGGGTCGTTCCGTTGACGCGCTATTTGCAAGCCCCGACGGCGGAGGGAGGGCTGGGATTTGACCCGTTCCAGGTCGCCCTGGTTTACAGCACCTTTGCCTTTGGGGCCTTGGCCGCGCCGCTCCTGGTCGGTCCGCTGGCGGATCGCTGGTTCGCCGTGGAACGTGTCTTGGCCGTCACGCACGCGGGCATGGCGGTGCTCATGACCCTGGCCGCTTGGGCCTGCATCTCTCCGCTCACGGGACCAGAGGCGACTCTGACCCTGCTGTTTGTCAGTCTGCTTGGTTACGCCATCGGTTGCCAGATCACCCTAACGCTGACCAACGTCATCAGCTTCCGCAATCTGGAAGATCGCGCCGGGACCTTCTGGTATGTGCGCTTGACAGGGACGTTGGGCTGGATTGTGTCCGGTTTCGTAGTGGGCTGGCTCTTGGAACCGGTGTCGGTGCAGCCGTTGGGAGTGGCGGCGGTGGCTTCCGGGATGCTAGCCCTGCTCGCTCCGGGTCTGCCCCATACCCCTCCCAAGGGTTATGGCCGGCCGATCCGCGAGGTGCTCGGTTTGCCTGCCGTGCAATTGTTCACGCAGCGGTCCCTGGTGGTCTTTGCGGTGGTGCTGTTTGTCGGCGGGGCGATGAATCAGTTCTACACCGTCTTCACTTCCCGCTATCTGGCGGACCTGGGAGTGCAGGCGGACCTGGGGAGGTGGGGGCGGTGGACGCCGGAGCTAATCATGACCCTGGCCCAGTGGTGCGAGATGGGTTGCATGGCCGTGACACCGTGGCTGTTGCACCGGCTGGGCTTGAAGCGGGTGATGCTGCTGGGTCTGGCGGGGTGGCTCCTGCGCAATGCCTTGCTTTACAGCGGCTGGCGGGCCGGGATTGTCGCCATCGCCTTGCCCATGCATGGCTGGAGCTATGCCTTTTACACACTGGTGGGAATGCATTATGTGGATCGGCAAGCTCCGCCGCACTTGCGAGCCGGCGCCCAAGCCCTGGTGACCTTTCTGGCTCATGGCCCGGCTATCCTGGCGGGCAACCTGCTGGCGGGGATGATCGTCGCGGCCCACCGGCACGAGCTGTGGACCGACTGGGAAGCCGTCTGGCGCTGGCCGTTGCTGGCGTATCTGGCCATCCTGCTCCTCTTCGCCGCCTTGTTCCGGGAAGGACAGGCTTCTAGTGTGTCTCCAACTGGGTTCGCACCCTCCCGGCAGTCCCGCGCGTGA
- a CDS encoding LL-diaminopimelate aminotransferase, whose translation MAADPWFQDLFAERIGGANYGKGTEIYKFEKIKRAKRKVLAEHPERPLLDFGIGENDDMADPRIREALAREANKLENRGYADNGIMAYREAAAEFMERQFGVRLDPMTEICHCIGSKPAYALLPACFINPGDVTLMTVPGYPVAGTWTRYFGGEVYRLPLYEKNGFYPELDSIPGDILRRAKLLVLNYPNSPTGAVASREFYQRVIDFAHRHRIVVIQDAAHILLTYKGEPLSFLQVDGAKEVGVEVHSMSKGFDMIGWRLGFVAGHPRIVQAYADVKDNTDSGQFMAIQHAAALALRTPDIPQRIRAKYRRRLEKLVAALQQVGFRCQMPGGTYFLYTPAPIAAGERRFATAEEAAHFLIQEQSICTVPWDDAGAYLRFSVTYFAPDETAEDALMAETVRRLSTLRLQFA comes from the coding sequence ATGGCAGCAGACCCGTGGTTTCAGGATTTGTTTGCCGAACGGATCGGGGGGGCCAACTACGGCAAGGGGACGGAGATCTACAAATTCGAGAAGATCAAGCGAGCCAAGCGGAAGGTGCTAGCCGAGCATCCAGAGCGGCCGCTGCTGGATTTTGGCATCGGCGAGAATGACGACATGGCGGACCCGCGCATCCGCGAAGCGCTGGCCCGCGAAGCCAACAAGCTGGAAAACCGCGGCTACGCCGACAACGGCATCATGGCCTATCGCGAAGCAGCGGCGGAGTTCATGGAGCGGCAATTCGGCGTCCGCCTTGATCCGATGACAGAAATCTGCCACTGCATCGGTTCCAAACCGGCGTATGCCCTGCTGCCCGCTTGCTTCATCAACCCCGGCGATGTCACCCTCATGACGGTCCCCGGCTATCCCGTGGCGGGAACCTGGACCCGTTACTTCGGCGGGGAAGTCTACCGCCTACCGCTGTACGAGAAGAACGGCTTTTACCCTGAGCTGGACAGCATCCCTGGCGACATCCTTCGCCGGGCCAAATTGCTTGTCCTCAATTACCCCAACAGCCCGACGGGCGCGGTGGCCAGCCGGGAGTTCTACCAGCGGGTCATCGATTTCGCCCACCGGCACCGCATCGTGGTCATCCAGGACGCCGCCCACATCCTGCTCACCTACAAAGGGGAACCCTTGAGCTTTCTCCAGGTGGACGGGGCCAAGGAGGTGGGCGTCGAAGTCCATTCCATGTCTAAGGGGTTCGACATGATCGGCTGGCGCCTGGGCTTCGTCGCGGGCCATCCCCGGATTGTGCAAGCCTACGCCGACGTCAAGGACAACACCGACAGCGGCCAATTCATGGCCATCCAGCATGCCGCCGCCCTGGCTTTGCGCACTCCTGATATTCCCCAGCGGATTCGTGCCAAGTATCGCCGCCGCCTGGAAAAACTGGTGGCCGCTTTGCAACAGGTCGGCTTCCGCTGCCAAATGCCCGGAGGCACTTACTTCCTCTACACCCCCGCTCCGATCGCCGCGGGAGAGCGCCGGTTCGCCACCGCCGAAGAGGCCGCCCACTTCCTCATCCAGGAACAAAGCATCTGCACCGTTCCGTGGGATGATGCCGGGGCGTATCTCCGCTTCTCCGTCACCTATTTCGCACCCGATGAAACGGCGGAGGATGCCCTGATGGCCGAAACAGTACGGCGGCTTTCCACCCTCCGCCTGCAATTCGCCTGA
- a CDS encoding NfeD family protein, with amino-acid sequence MDYLTLSLVLFAVGLVLLVAEIFLPSGGILVVISLLAFAGGVGIILSQGTTLEAVIAITALSLGLPTAFYFIVAAWRRMAIGMVPPDTATAPSTIPAVLELEALKNRVGKTVSPMRPSGIVDFGNKRVDALTEGEMLEAGVWVRCIDVKPGRVIVRKLEVPPEALEEIQPQGGASPAAPPGAAPSASPSSSSAADPLVSPPPARRSGDDLDLDLDLR; translated from the coding sequence ATGGACTACTTGACGCTTTCCCTGGTGCTCTTCGCGGTTGGGCTAGTGCTGCTGGTGGCGGAGATTTTCCTGCCCAGCGGCGGGATTCTGGTGGTCATTTCCCTGCTGGCCTTCGCAGGCGGAGTGGGGATTATCCTTTCGCAAGGGACGACCCTGGAGGCAGTCATTGCCATCACGGCCCTGTCGCTCGGATTGCCGACCGCTTTCTACTTTATCGTGGCGGCCTGGCGGCGCATGGCGATCGGCATGGTGCCTCCCGATACGGCGACGGCCCCCAGCACGATCCCCGCTGTGCTCGAATTGGAGGCCCTGAAGAACCGGGTGGGCAAGACTGTCTCACCGATGCGTCCTTCCGGGATCGTGGATTTTGGCAACAAGCGGGTGGATGCCCTCACCGAAGGCGAAATGCTGGAGGCCGGCGTCTGGGTCCGCTGCATCGATGTCAAGCCGGGGCGGGTCATTGTCCGCAAACTGGAAGTGCCGCCGGAAGCGCTCGAAGAAATCCAACCCCAAGGCGGCGCCTCCCCCGCGGCCCCGCCGGGTGCGGCACCGAGTGCCTCTCCTAGCTCTAGCAGTGCGGCGGACCCTCTGGTTTCCCCGCCTCCGGCCCGGCGCAGCGGCGACGACCTCGACCTGGACCTCGACCTGCGCTAA
- the floA gene encoding flotillin-like protein FloA (flotillin-like protein involved in membrane lipid rafts): MILIVLAFVAVLIILVFLFVFFSFIRLWIQALLTKADIGMGTLIGMKLRNVDYAMIVRQKIALVQAGVKVTTQDLESHYLARGNVPKTATAVIAAHKAGLELPWKTAAAIDLAGRDILEAVRTSVNPKVIDCPDPSKGKQFLDAVCKNGIQLLAKARVTVRTKLERLVGGATEETIIARVGEGIVKAIGSADDHRQVLANPGMISQTVLHNALDAQTAFEIVSIDIAHIEVGENIGAKLQADQAAADLRVAQAEAEKRRAAAVAREQEMRALVEENRAKVVEAEALIPKAIAEAFLRGHLGVMDYYALRNLQSDTAMRNNIAAMTGGGSEATPGRAS; the protein is encoded by the coding sequence ATGATCCTCATTGTCCTGGCCTTCGTGGCCGTCCTGATCATCCTGGTGTTCCTGTTCGTGTTCTTCAGCTTCATCCGCTTGTGGATTCAAGCGCTGCTCACCAAGGCCGACATTGGCATGGGAACCCTGATCGGGATGAAGCTGCGGAACGTGGACTATGCGATGATCGTGCGGCAGAAGATCGCTCTGGTGCAAGCCGGGGTCAAAGTCACGACGCAGGATTTGGAGTCTCACTATTTGGCCCGCGGGAATGTGCCGAAGACGGCCACGGCGGTCATCGCGGCGCACAAGGCCGGGCTGGAGCTGCCCTGGAAGACGGCGGCGGCCATCGATCTGGCAGGCCGCGACATCCTCGAAGCGGTCCGTACTAGCGTCAACCCCAAAGTCATCGACTGCCCGGACCCGTCCAAGGGAAAGCAGTTCCTGGATGCCGTGTGCAAAAACGGCATTCAGCTTTTGGCCAAGGCTCGCGTGACGGTCCGCACCAAGCTGGAGCGCCTGGTGGGCGGCGCCACCGAGGAAACAATCATTGCCCGTGTCGGGGAAGGCATCGTCAAGGCCATTGGTTCCGCCGATGATCACCGCCAGGTGCTGGCCAATCCCGGCATGATTTCCCAGACCGTGCTGCACAATGCCCTAGATGCCCAGACGGCCTTCGAGATCGTGTCGATTGACATCGCCCACATCGAGGTGGGGGAGAACATCGGGGCGAAGCTGCAAGCAGACCAGGCAGCGGCGGACCTGCGCGTGGCCCAGGCGGAAGCGGAGAAGCGGCGGGCGGCGGCGGTGGCTCGCGAACAGGAAATGCGCGCCCTGGTCGAAGAAAACCGCGCCAAAGTGGTCGAAGCCGAGGCGTTGATCCCCAAGGCGATTGCCGAAGCCTTCCTCCGCGGCCACCTCGGCGTCATGGATTATTATGCCCTACGCAATCTGCAATCCGACACGGCGATGCGCAATAACATCGCGGCCATGACCGGCGGCGGCAGTGAAGCCACTCCGGGACGTGCCAGTTGA
- a CDS encoding DUF1559 family PulG-like putative transporter, translating to MFPPGYQSGRWGGPAVAVDTAPGWGWAAFLLPYLEQEALHRQIRWDLPCWDPSQLPAVSRTIPVFLCPAAPNADPTMTVRDASGAALAVFGRCHYVANNGQPESWAYPLADLGQLPGIGPFYRNSRTRIATVQDGLSNTVFLGEHTTISDKTWVGVVPGAAVCPLDPQRYPFTACDRAATLVLCHSGPAETEPGVIHPPSFPTCHVCQMYAPWPGGNVLLGDGSVRFIPTSIHLDTWAALCSMRAGDLPGDF from the coding sequence ATGTTCCCGCCGGGGTATCAGTCCGGGCGCTGGGGCGGTCCGGCGGTGGCGGTCGATACCGCCCCGGGTTGGGGTTGGGCCGCTTTCCTCTTGCCGTATCTGGAACAGGAAGCCCTTCACCGGCAGATTCGCTGGGACTTGCCCTGCTGGGACCCAAGCCAGCTCCCCGCCGTGAGCCGAACCATTCCCGTCTTCCTCTGTCCCGCTGCGCCCAACGCCGATCCCACGATGACGGTCCGCGATGCTTCTGGGGCCGCCCTGGCGGTGTTCGGGCGCTGTCACTATGTGGCCAACAACGGCCAGCCGGAATCCTGGGCTTATCCCTTAGCCGATCTGGGCCAACTGCCAGGAATCGGCCCCTTCTACCGCAATTCGCGCACGCGGATCGCCACCGTCCAGGATGGCCTGAGCAACACGGTCTTCCTCGGCGAACACACGACCATCAGCGACAAGACCTGGGTCGGCGTCGTCCCCGGTGCGGCAGTCTGCCCGCTGGACCCGCAGCGCTACCCCTTCACCGCCTGCGACAGAGCAGCGACCCTCGTGCTATGCCACAGCGGCCCGGCGGAAACGGAACCGGGCGTCATCCATCCCCCCAGTTTCCCCACCTGCCATGTGTGCCAGATGTACGCCCCCTGGCCGGGAGGCAATGTCCTGCTCGGCGATGGCAGCGTGCGCTTCATTCCAACCTCGATCCACCTCGACACCTGGGCCGCTTTGTGCAGCATGCGCGCCGGCGACCTGCCGGGGGATTTCTGA
- a CDS encoding NfeD family protein: MMGRGAAVTGGSRFRRPAVELWTSLALLLAAASGPAAQPEVSEGLFITVPSPITSEAVERIQKQIEAREHGGRSLGVIVFDFNPDGKPAWTARPGVCSDLTNLIRSLRGRATTVAYVHNKVSGHTVMPVLACDEIVMGRNGALGEITGPGIEPPRTEYEGYFLRGDPRFGEQRFALIKKMYDPQVQLRKASARKDPNQKAYVDARDPNVEKLYVGLEPVRGVADNTVGLYTAEVARDVGLRRGALVESRAEVAEMYGLPAAVVRDDPLGGRTPEVFTYVLRGNVDGAMRESVQRVLRNVRSRGGNVLILELHCGGNDLVAARGLAEDLRAAQSGDQPLQIIAFIPESAPAAGTVVALGCTQIVMTLPKPPEGGGEPLPSATLGDFSRYVESAPPKDIEAHRLSLRELARLQGYPEVLIDGMLDRQVEIVRAVRKDDARQRRLMTRADLEAQQNEWQLDKVIKHPGEWLVLDAALAKDIGVARYTVTGKQVSEVATLFGFRELRPADPGWLDRFAEFLRKPVVTVLLVVIGFTGLILELKVPGLTVPGIVAALCFILVFWSQSRFSGQTFVLALLLFLLGLVLVGIEIFVLPGFGAPGLFGILSMLAGLALVTFDRLPESGAEWGQLGWRILMYLLAMLGALLSAFLIARFLPKVPYANRLILEAPAERGERAVEFLPGAEEAAELLGAIGTSHTPLRPAGVVRFGDKFVDVVSDGSFIPAGTRVQVIQVEGTRIVVKEV; encoded by the coding sequence ATGATGGGGAGGGGCGCGGCAGTGACAGGAGGTAGCAGGTTCCGGCGGCCGGCCGTGGAGTTGTGGACCAGCTTGGCCCTGCTGCTGGCAGCGGCGAGCGGGCCGGCGGCCCAACCGGAAGTGTCGGAAGGACTCTTCATCACGGTGCCCAGTCCGATCACCAGCGAGGCCGTCGAACGGATTCAGAAGCAGATCGAAGCGCGGGAGCATGGAGGCCGCAGTCTGGGGGTGATCGTTTTTGACTTCAATCCCGATGGAAAGCCGGCGTGGACCGCTCGGCCCGGCGTCTGTAGCGACCTGACGAATCTGATCCGCAGTTTGCGGGGTCGGGCCACCACGGTGGCCTATGTGCACAATAAGGTGAGCGGCCATACAGTCATGCCCGTGCTGGCCTGCGACGAGATCGTCATGGGCCGCAACGGAGCGCTGGGGGAAATCACAGGACCAGGGATCGAACCGCCCCGCACCGAGTACGAGGGGTACTTCCTGCGCGGCGATCCTCGCTTTGGGGAGCAGCGCTTCGCTCTGATCAAGAAGATGTACGATCCCCAGGTGCAACTGCGTAAGGCCTCCGCCCGCAAGGACCCGAATCAGAAGGCGTATGTGGATGCCCGCGATCCGAACGTGGAGAAGCTCTACGTGGGCTTGGAGCCGGTGAGAGGCGTGGCGGATAACACGGTGGGTTTGTACACAGCGGAGGTAGCGCGGGACGTGGGTTTGCGGCGAGGGGCGCTCGTGGAGAGCCGGGCGGAAGTGGCGGAGATGTACGGCTTGCCGGCGGCGGTGGTACGGGATGATCCTTTGGGCGGGCGGACGCCGGAAGTTTTCACCTACGTGCTGCGGGGAAACGTCGACGGGGCGATGCGGGAATCGGTGCAGCGCGTGCTCCGCAATGTCCGCAGCCGGGGCGGGAATGTGCTCATCCTGGAGTTGCACTGCGGCGGCAACGATCTGGTGGCGGCCCGCGGCCTAGCCGAAGACCTCCGCGCCGCTCAGAGCGGCGACCAACCCTTGCAGATCATCGCCTTCATTCCTGAATCCGCCCCGGCCGCCGGGACGGTTGTGGCGTTGGGGTGTACCCAGATTGTCATGACGCTGCCTAAGCCGCCAGAAGGCGGCGGCGAACCGCTGCCCAGTGCCACCCTGGGCGATTTCAGCCGCTATGTGGAGTCGGCTCCGCCGAAAGACATCGAGGCGCATCGCCTCAGCTTGCGCGAGTTGGCCCGGCTGCAAGGGTATCCCGAAGTGCTCATCGACGGGATGCTGGATCGTCAGGTGGAAATTGTGCGGGCCGTGCGCAAAGACGATGCCCGGCAGCGCCGCCTCATGACCCGTGCCGACCTGGAAGCCCAACAGAACGAATGGCAACTGGACAAGGTCATTAAGCATCCGGGGGAATGGTTGGTGCTCGATGCCGCCTTGGCAAAGGACATTGGCGTGGCCCGTTACACCGTGACAGGAAAGCAGGTCAGCGAGGTGGCCACCCTCTTCGGCTTCCGCGAGCTGCGGCCGGCGGACCCCGGCTGGCTCGACCGCTTCGCTGAGTTCTTACGCAAACCGGTCGTGACGGTCTTGCTGGTCGTCATCGGCTTTACCGGTTTGATCCTGGAACTCAAGGTCCCCGGGCTGACCGTCCCCGGCATCGTGGCGGCTCTGTGCTTCATTCTGGTGTTCTGGTCCCAGTCGCGCTTCAGCGGCCAGACCTTTGTCCTGGCGCTGCTGCTATTCCTGTTAGGTCTGGTGCTGGTGGGCATCGAGATTTTTGTGCTGCCGGGTTTTGGTGCCCCTGGATTATTTGGTATTCTATCCATGCTCGCCGGGCTGGCGTTGGTCACTTTCGACCGTTTGCCGGAGAGCGGGGCGGAGTGGGGCCAACTCGGCTGGCGGATCCTGATGTACCTGCTGGCCATGTTGGGAGCGCTGTTGTCCGCGTTCCTGATCGCGCGGTTTCTCCCGAAGGTGCCGTATGCCAACCGGTTGATCTTGGAGGCCCCGGCGGAACGGGGAGAACGGGCCGTGGAGTTTCTGCCCGGTGCGGAAGAGGCAGCCGAACTGCTCGGCGCTATTGGGACCAGTCACACACCCTTGCGGCCCGCCGGCGTGGTCCGCTTCGGCGACAAATTCGTCGATGTGGTCTCCGATGGCAGCTTCATCCCCGCCGGCACGCGCGTCCAAGTGATCCAGGTAGAAGGGACTCGGATTGTGGTAAAGGAAGTCTAA
- a CDS encoding oxidoreductase, with translation MATFFHYKTIADIEAENARLGIDLRFSEDLAPLWQPLEIAGRRLGNRWCIHPMEGCDGELDGRPGELTFRRYQRFGAGGAKLIWGEACAVVQESRATPRQLWLNEQTVGDFARLVDTCRQAHRQAGENDNDLLIGLQLTHSGRYSYPRPLLATHDPLLVGRYGVTAETPLLSDDDLLRLVDAYVAAARLAVQAGFDFLDIKQCHRYLFSELLGARNRPGRFGGSLENRTRLIRLVLEAVRAVLPSHVLLATRINVYDGIPYQANGQPVPFTTPLANGWGMNLDDPFQPDLREPIEWIGQMRALGVVLVNISMGNPYAQPHIGRPFEYPPPDGYPAPEHPLVGVDRHFRLTAAVQQAFPDLVVVGTGYSYLQEFFPYAGAANIRDARVTCVGLGRLSLAQPDWVRQLREHGRLDRKRICRTFSYCTALMRAKQHPLGQFPTGCPPFDKEVYGPIWKQVQALQPPRRTPEPPPAESSSA, from the coding sequence ATGGCAACCTTCTTCCACTACAAGACGATAGCGGACATCGAGGCGGAAAATGCCCGCTTGGGGATCGACCTGCGCTTCTCCGAGGACCTCGCGCCGCTGTGGCAGCCGCTGGAGATCGCCGGGCGGCGGCTGGGCAACCGCTGGTGCATCCACCCGATGGAAGGCTGCGACGGGGAGCTGGACGGCCGGCCCGGTGAACTGACCTTTCGCCGCTACCAGCGTTTCGGGGCTGGCGGAGCCAAACTCATCTGGGGCGAGGCGTGCGCGGTGGTCCAGGAGAGCCGGGCCACCCCTCGGCAATTGTGGCTCAACGAGCAGACGGTGGGGGACTTCGCCCGCCTGGTGGACACCTGCCGGCAGGCCCACCGCCAGGCCGGGGAAAACGACAACGATCTGCTCATCGGCCTGCAACTGACCCACTCCGGCCGCTACAGCTATCCCCGCCCTCTGCTGGCTACCCACGACCCGCTCTTGGTCGGGCGATACGGTGTCACCGCGGAGACACCGCTCTTAAGTGATGACGACCTGCTCCGGCTGGTGGATGCGTATGTGGCCGCCGCGCGCCTTGCCGTTCAGGCGGGCTTCGACTTTTTGGACATCAAACAATGCCACCGCTATCTCTTCAGCGAGTTGCTCGGCGCACGCAATCGTCCGGGGCGCTTCGGCGGCTCCTTAGAAAACCGCACGCGCCTGATCCGCCTGGTCCTCGAAGCGGTCCGGGCCGTTCTGCCTTCCCACGTCTTGCTCGCCACCCGCATCAACGTTTATGACGGCATCCCCTATCAAGCCAATGGCCAGCCTGTGCCCTTCACCACGCCGTTGGCTAACGGCTGGGGCATGAATCTGGACGACCCCTTCCAGCCCGATCTGCGGGAACCGATCGAGTGGATCGGCCAGATGCGGGCGCTCGGCGTGGTGCTGGTGAACATCAGCATGGGCAATCCGTATGCCCAGCCGCATATCGGGCGTCCGTTTGAGTATCCTCCGCCGGATGGCTACCCGGCGCCGGAGCATCCGCTGGTGGGAGTCGATCGCCATTTCCGTCTCACCGCGGCGGTGCAGCAGGCGTTTCCCGACCTGGTCGTGGTCGGCACGGGCTACAGCTACTTGCAGGAGTTTTTCCCTTATGCGGGGGCAGCCAACATCCGCGATGCGCGCGTCACCTGCGTGGGATTAGGGCGGCTGTCCCTGGCTCAACCCGATTGGGTCCGCCAGCTCCGCGAGCATGGCCGGCTCGACCGCAAGCGCATCTGCCGCACCTTCAGCTACTGCACTGCTCTGATGCGGGCCAAGCAGCATCCCTTGGGCCAGTTTCCCACGGGCTGCCCGCCCTTCGACAAGGAGGTGTACGGCCCAATCTGGAAGCAGGTGCAAGCCTTGCAGCCGCCGCGCCGCACCCCAGAGCCGCCACCGGCTGAGTCCAGCTCGGCCTAA